Proteins found in one Acidimicrobiales bacterium genomic segment:
- the cysC gene encoding adenylyl-sulfate kinase produces MTSPATPPPSPSRSPNVTWHASGVPRERRWSATGLSGATVWLTGLSGSGKSTIAVEAERLLVERGRAAYLLDGDNLRHGLNGDLGFGAADREENVRRAAHVARLFADAGLVSLVPLISPFRAGRDLARRVHDEAGLAFFEVFVNTPIEVCEERDPKGLYAMARRGEITGFTGVDDPYEAPEAPDLELGPGLPVAEAAERVVALLD; encoded by the coding sequence GTGACCTCGCCGGCGACGCCGCCGCCGTCGCCGTCGCGCAGCCCGAACGTCACCTGGCACGCCTCGGGGGTGCCGCGGGAGCGCCGCTGGTCGGCGACCGGGCTGTCGGGCGCGACGGTGTGGCTCACCGGGCTGTCGGGGTCGGGGAAGTCGACGATCGCCGTCGAGGCCGAGCGCCTGCTGGTCGAGCGGGGCCGGGCCGCGTACCTGCTCGACGGCGACAACCTGCGCCACGGCCTGAACGGCGACCTCGGCTTCGGCGCCGCCGACCGGGAGGAGAACGTGCGCAGGGCGGCCCACGTCGCCCGGCTGTTCGCCGACGCCGGCCTCGTGTCGCTGGTGCCGCTGATCTCCCCGTTCCGGGCGGGGCGCGACCTGGCCAGGCGGGTGCACGACGAGGCCGGGCTGGCGTTCTTCGAGGTGTTCGTGAACACCCCGATCGAGGTGTGCGAGGAGCGCGACCCGAAGGGCCTCTACGCCATGGCCAGGCGGGGCGAGATCACGGGGTTCACCGGGGTCGACGACCCCTACGAGGCCCCCGAGGCGCCCGACCTCGAGCTCGGCCCCGGCCTCCCGGTGGCCGAGGCCGCCGAGCGGGTCGTCGCCCTGCTCGACTGA
- the cysN gene encoding sulfate adenylyltransferase subunit CysN codes for MELLRLATAGSVDDGKSTLIGRLLYDSKAIFEDQLEAVERTSRQRGDEYVNLALLTDGLRAEREQGITIDVAYRYFATPKRKFIIADTPGHIQYTRNMVTGASTADLALVLIDARNGILEQSRRHAFLASLLRIPHLVLCVNKMDLVDYDEKVFDAIKDEFRSFAMKLDVTDLTFVPVSALHGDNVVERSRNMPWYDGASLLHHLEEVYIASDRNLIDARFPVQYVLRPMNTTHHDYRGYAGTVAGGVLKPGDEVVVLPSGFGAHIEAIDTFDGPVDEAFAPMSVTVRLDTDIDISRGDMICRPHNQPTIGQDIDATVCWMSDRIKLTPGMKLGIKHTTRSARALVKDLHYRLDVNTLHRDESAESLSLNEIGRISIRTTVPLFFDEYRRNRTTGSFILIDEATFNTVGAGMILGPTQ; via the coding sequence ATGGAGCTGCTGCGCCTCGCCACGGCCGGCTCGGTCGACGACGGCAAGTCCACCCTCATCGGCCGGCTGCTCTACGACTCGAAGGCCATCTTCGAGGACCAGCTCGAGGCGGTCGAGCGGACCAGCCGCCAGCGGGGCGACGAGTACGTGAACCTCGCGCTGCTCACCGACGGCCTGCGGGCCGAGCGGGAGCAGGGCATCACGATCGACGTCGCCTACCGCTACTTCGCCACGCCGAAGCGGAAGTTCATCATCGCCGACACCCCCGGCCACATCCAGTACACGCGCAACATGGTCACCGGGGCGTCGACGGCCGACCTCGCGCTCGTGCTGATCGACGCCCGCAACGGGATCCTCGAGCAGTCCCGCCGGCACGCGTTCCTGGCGTCGCTGCTGCGCATCCCGCACCTCGTGCTGTGCGTCAACAAGATGGACCTCGTCGACTACGACGAGAAGGTCTTCGACGCCATCAAGGACGAGTTCCGGTCCTTCGCCATGAAGCTCGACGTCACCGACCTGACGTTCGTCCCGGTCTCCGCCCTGCACGGCGACAACGTGGTCGAGCGGTCGCGGAACATGCCCTGGTACGACGGCGCCTCGCTGCTGCACCACCTCGAAGAGGTGTACATCGCGTCGGACCGGAACCTCATCGACGCCCGCTTCCCGGTGCAGTACGTGCTGCGCCCGATGAACACAACCCACCACGACTACCGCGGGTACGCCGGGACGGTCGCCGGCGGCGTGCTCAAGCCGGGCGACGAGGTGGTCGTGCTGCCCTCCGGGTTCGGCGCCCACATCGAGGCCATCGACACCTTCGACGGCCCCGTCGACGAGGCGTTCGCGCCGATGTCGGTCACCGTCCGGCTGGACACCGACATCGACATCAGCCGGGGCGACATGATCTGCCGGCCCCACAACCAGCCGACGATCGGGCAGGACATCGACGCCACCGTCTGCTGGATGAGCGACCGGATCAAGCTCACGCCGGGGATGAAGCTCGGCATCAAGCACACGACCCGGTCGGCCAGGGCGCTGGTGAAGGACCTGCACTACCGGCTGGACGTCAACACCCTCCACCGCGACGAGTCGGCCGAGTCGCTCAGCCTCAACGAGATCGGCCGGATCTCGATCCGGACGACGGTGCCGCTGTTCTTCGACGAGTACCGCCGCAACCGGACCACGGGCAGCTTCATCCTGATCGACGAGGCGACGTTCAACACCGTGGGCGCCGGGATGATCCTCGGCCCCACGCAGTGA
- the cysD gene encoding sulfate adenylyltransferase subunit CysD: MTVTYELTHLQALEAEAIHIIREVAAEFERPVLLFSGGKDSIVMLRLAEKAFWPCPIPFPVMHVDTGHNFPEVLEFRDRRVAELGARLVVASVQESIDRGRVVEETGPRASRNRLQTTTLLDAIEQHGFDAVFGGARRDEEKARAKERVFSFRDEFGQWDPKNQRPELWNLYNGRHHKGEHIRVFPLSNWTELDIWQYIAEEGVEIPAIYYAHRRQVFRRDGMLLAVNPFVTLMEGEDPFEATVRFRTVGDASCTGAVESTASNVQQVIAEVAATRITERGATRADDRISEAGMEDRKREGYF, translated from the coding sequence TTGACCGTCACCTACGAGCTCACGCACCTCCAGGCCCTGGAGGCGGAGGCCATCCACATCATCAGGGAGGTGGCGGCCGAGTTCGAGCGCCCGGTCCTCCTGTTCTCGGGCGGCAAGGACTCGATCGTCATGCTGCGGCTGGCCGAGAAGGCGTTCTGGCCGTGCCCGATCCCGTTCCCGGTGATGCACGTCGACACCGGCCACAACTTCCCCGAGGTCCTCGAGTTCCGGGACCGCCGCGTCGCCGAGCTCGGCGCCCGGCTGGTGGTGGCGTCGGTGCAGGAGTCGATCGACCGGGGCCGGGTGGTCGAGGAGACCGGCCCGCGGGCGTCGCGCAACCGGCTGCAGACCACCACCCTGCTCGACGCCATCGAGCAGCACGGCTTCGACGCCGTGTTCGGCGGCGCCCGCCGCGACGAGGAGAAGGCCAGGGCGAAGGAGCGGGTGTTCTCCTTCCGCGACGAGTTCGGCCAGTGGGACCCGAAGAACCAGCGGCCCGAGCTGTGGAACCTCTACAACGGCCGCCACCACAAGGGCGAGCACATCCGGGTGTTCCCGCTGTCGAACTGGACCGAGCTCGACATCTGGCAGTACATCGCCGAGGAGGGCGTCGAGATCCCGGCGATCTACTACGCCCACCGCCGCCAGGTCTTCCGCCGCGACGGCATGCTGCTCGCCGTCAACCCCTTCGTCACGCTGATGGAGGGCGAGGACCCCTTCGAGGCCACCGTGCGCTTCCGCACGGTCGGCGACGCGTCGTGCACCGGGGCCGTCGAGTCCACGGCGTCGAACGTCCAGCAGGTGATCGCCGAGGTGGCCGCCACCCGCATCACCGAGCGGGGCGCGACGAGGGCCGACGACCGCATCTCCGAGGCCGGCATGGAGGACCGCAAGCGGGAGGGCTACTTCTGA